One window from the genome of Halomicrobium zhouii encodes:
- a CDS encoding YciE/YciF ferroxidase family protein — protein MPAESLEDLFLIELKDVYDTEHRLLGALDELSQQTTQEEAQQAFEEHREETEQHIRNLEQAFQALGEEPEREECEGIQGMIEETEEFFEEKEPAEQVANRYAIGAAQKTERYEITAYENMLQWAQEADMDREIIEAIEANLADEQSALRDLQRMAEEFDYQQIVAV, from the coding sequence ATGCCCGCAGAATCACTCGAAGACCTGTTCCTGATCGAGCTGAAAGACGTCTACGACACCGAACACCGCCTGCTGGGCGCGCTCGACGAACTGAGCCAGCAGACGACGCAGGAGGAAGCCCAGCAGGCCTTCGAGGAACACAGGGAGGAGACGGAACAACACATCCGGAACCTCGAGCAGGCGTTCCAGGCCCTCGGTGAGGAACCCGAACGCGAGGAGTGTGAGGGCATCCAGGGGATGATCGAGGAGACCGAGGAGTTCTTCGAGGAGAAAGAGCCGGCCGAGCAGGTCGCCAACCGCTACGCCATCGGCGCCGCCCAGAAGACCGAACGCTACGAGATCACCGCCTACGAGAACATGCTCCAGTGGGCCCAGGAGGCCGACATGGACCGGGAGATTATCGAGGCCATCGAGGCGAACCTGGCGGACGAGCAGTCGGCGCTGCGGGACCTCCAGCGCATGGCCGAGGAGTTCGACTACCAGCAGATCGTGGCGGTCTAG
- a CDS encoding V-type ATP synthase subunit D: protein MAKDVKPTRKELMQIEDRIELSERGHDTLEKKRDGLIMEFMDILDQAQDVRSDLDNSYERAQRAINMARAMEGDVAVRGAAAALKEHPEITTQSKNIMGVVVPQIESSKVRKSLDERGYGVMGTSARIDEAADSYERLIENIILAAEVETAMKKMLEEIETTKRRVNALEFKLLPDLYDNQEYIEQKLEEQEREEIFRMKKIKAKKEEEEKAEREEEAAEEELATVAADDD, encoded by the coding sequence ATGGCAAAGGACGTCAAACCCACGCGCAAGGAGCTGATGCAGATCGAGGACCGCATCGAGCTCTCCGAGCGTGGCCACGACACCCTCGAAAAGAAACGCGACGGGCTCATCATGGAGTTCATGGACATCCTGGACCAGGCCCAGGACGTCCGCTCGGACCTCGACAACTCCTACGAGCGTGCCCAGCGTGCCATCAACATGGCCCGCGCGATGGAGGGCGACGTCGCGGTGCGGGGCGCGGCCGCGGCGCTCAAGGAACACCCGGAGATCACGACCCAGTCGAAGAACATCATGGGCGTCGTCGTCCCACAGATCGAGTCCTCGAAGGTCCGCAAGTCCCTGGACGAGCGTGGGTACGGCGTGATGGGCACCTCCGCCCGGATCGACGAGGCGGCCGACTCCTACGAACGACTCATCGAGAACATCATCCTCGCCGCGGAAGTCGAGACGGCGATGAAGAAGATGCTCGAAGAGATCGAGACCACCAAGCGCCGCGTCAACGCCCTGGAGTTCAAGCTCCTGCCGGACCTCTACGACAACCAGGAGTACATCGAGCAGAAGCTCGAAGAGCAAGAGCGCGAGGAGATCTTCCGCATGAAGAAGATCAAGGCCAAGAAAGAGGAGGAGGAGAAGGCCGAACGCGAGGAAGAAGCCGCAGAAGAGGAACTGGCGACCGTCGCGGCCGACGACGACTGA
- a CDS encoding alkaline phosphatase D family protein gives MDPQDPPEHDPTGQNRRQFMRRTGAASIAAAVGVSGQATAMTDDGEFETDPYSLGVASGDPLPTAVVIWTRLAPDPRTADSAMPDEAVDVTWTVATDESMDDVVQSGTATAEPSSAHTVHVDVRDLDPNTEYYYQFEAGGKASPVGRTKTAPSPDASPEELSFAFASCQRWVDGYYTAYEHMAEEELDLVVHLGDYIYEYGIGANGGARDESVPTQYREEITTLDDYRLRYGLYKSDPDLKDAHASAPWLVTRDDHEVDNNWAGDVPEDDQSTETFLQRRAAALQAYYEHMPFRMAQKPDGPDQKLYRNFSFGDLVEFNVLDTRHYRDDQACGDVGAAVDCDERFERQILGDAQREWLLDNLENSTATWDVLANQLPIARVDRVAGEEEGYRTDQWDGYVPSQEAVFGAFEEHVDNPVVVTGDVHSHWANEIRSFDDPARPIGTEFVGTSIASNGDGSETTEFGQMVIAENDNVVYHSAKRGYVSCTITPDQWQTDYRVVDYVTERGAPIRTDARFVVDEGQPGLEGQTTVAPTPTAMANGESATTHVVARWLPDGLAGGKVTVSAADPGVATIDDVTVADAFGAQTVTVADDGSEATFRFVDLEDEIQTIGSEGEVTLAAVTLSGTGAGGTDLDVAVDRLSDDDGTDVPTAAESGPVYVGPPKVGGSTSPTDPDDDGLYEDVNGNGRVDYDDVVTFFEELESDPIASYPNAYDFNQNGDIDYDDVVALYREMN, from the coding sequence ATGGATCCACAAGATCCACCCGAACACGACCCGACGGGACAGAACCGACGACAGTTCATGCGACGCACCGGCGCCGCCTCCATCGCAGCCGCCGTGGGCGTCTCCGGTCAGGCGACGGCGATGACCGACGACGGCGAGTTCGAGACAGATCCGTACTCGCTGGGTGTCGCGTCCGGCGATCCGCTCCCGACGGCAGTGGTCATCTGGACGCGGCTCGCACCGGACCCGCGGACGGCCGACAGCGCGATGCCCGACGAGGCGGTGGACGTGACGTGGACGGTCGCGACCGACGAGTCGATGGACGACGTCGTCCAGAGCGGCACCGCGACGGCCGAGCCGTCCTCGGCGCACACGGTCCACGTCGACGTCCGCGACCTGGATCCGAACACGGAGTACTACTACCAGTTCGAGGCCGGCGGGAAGGCCAGCCCGGTCGGTCGAACGAAGACCGCACCGTCACCCGACGCCAGTCCCGAGGAACTCAGCTTCGCGTTCGCCTCCTGCCAGCGCTGGGTCGACGGCTACTACACGGCCTACGAACACATGGCCGAGGAGGAACTCGACCTCGTCGTCCACCTCGGCGACTACATCTACGAGTACGGCATCGGGGCCAACGGCGGGGCCCGCGACGAGTCGGTCCCGACCCAGTACCGGGAAGAGATCACCACGCTCGACGACTACCGCCTGCGCTACGGGCTCTACAAGTCCGACCCGGACCTGAAGGACGCCCACGCCAGCGCGCCGTGGCTGGTCACCCGCGACGACCACGAGGTCGACAACAACTGGGCCGGCGACGTCCCGGAGGACGACCAGTCCACCGAGACGTTCCTCCAGCGCCGGGCGGCGGCGCTCCAGGCCTACTACGAACACATGCCGTTCCGGATGGCCCAGAAGCCCGACGGGCCCGACCAGAAGCTCTACCGGAACTTCTCGTTCGGTGACCTCGTCGAGTTCAACGTCCTCGACACACGCCACTACCGCGACGACCAGGCCTGCGGCGACGTCGGCGCCGCCGTCGACTGCGACGAACGGTTCGAACGCCAGATCCTCGGCGACGCCCAGCGCGAGTGGCTGCTCGACAACCTCGAGAACTCGACGGCCACGTGGGACGTCCTGGCCAACCAACTCCCCATCGCCCGGGTCGACCGCGTCGCGGGCGAGGAGGAGGGGTACCGGACCGACCAGTGGGACGGCTACGTGCCGAGCCAGGAGGCCGTCTTCGGCGCCTTCGAGGAGCACGTCGACAACCCCGTCGTCGTCACGGGCGACGTCCACTCGCACTGGGCCAACGAAATCCGCAGCTTCGACGACCCCGCCAGGCCCATCGGCACCGAGTTCGTCGGCACCTCCATCGCCTCGAACGGCGACGGGAGCGAGACGACCGAGTTCGGACAGATGGTGATAGCAGAGAACGACAACGTCGTCTACCACAGCGCCAAACGGGGCTACGTCAGCTGTACGATCACGCCCGACCAGTGGCAGACCGACTACAGGGTCGTCGACTACGTCACCGAACGCGGCGCACCGATCCGGACCGACGCCCGGTTCGTCGTCGACGAGGGCCAGCCCGGCCTCGAGGGTCAGACGACCGTCGCGCCGACCCCGACCGCGATGGCCAACGGGGAGTCGGCCACCACCCACGTCGTCGCCCGGTGGCTACCCGACGGACTGGCCGGCGGGAAGGTCACCGTCTCCGCCGCGGACCCGGGCGTCGCCACGATCGACGACGTGACGGTCGCGGACGCGTTCGGCGCCCAGACCGTCACCGTCGCCGACGACGGGAGCGAGGCGACGTTCCGGTTCGTCGACCTCGAGGACGAGATCCAGACGATCGGTTCCGAGGGCGAGGTCACCCTCGCCGCCGTGACGCTGTCGGGTACCGGGGCCGGCGGGACCGACCTCGACGTCGCCGTCGACCGGCTGAGCGACGACGACGGTACCGACGTCCCCACCGCCGCCGAGTCCGGGCCCGTCTACGTCGGCCCGCCCAAAGTCGGCGGCAGCACCTCGCCGACCGACCCCGACGACGACGGCCTGTACGAGGACGTCAACGGGAACGGGCGGGTGGACTACGACGACGTGGTCACGTTCTTCGAAGAGCTGGAGTCCGACCCCATCGCCAGCTACCCGAACGCCTACGACTTCAACCAGAACGGTGATATCGACTACGACGACGTCGTCGCGCTCTACCGGGAGATGAACTGA
- a CDS encoding sulfatase produces MAGKPNVVLLVTDTTRRDDASDSAVAPTLAELAEAGTRATRAFSTAPWTLPAHASMLTGSYPSKHGAYTGHERLDESLPTLPALLGDAGYETVCVSNNTWLSSASGFDRGFDEFRQMWQLLQSDTSLGEIVQVTEGSRVDAVARELFEGSPLVNGVNALYQSLVRNRDRNDDGAARSTRWIENWLEGRSGDQPFFLLANYIEPHLEYRPPRRLAEEHLPADVTYDEAMAVPQEPWEYLAGNVTLSDRELRALRGLYRAEIAAVDEQIAAIREALREAGEWEDTVFVVTADHGENVGDHGLMDHQYCLYDTLVHVPLVVHGGAFTGYGDLTELVSLVDLAPTLLDAAGVRADDARATFQGRSFHPATHARSREFVVSEYMAPQPSMAALEHHVGDLPAHVEKHDRSLRAIRTRSHAFVRGSDGSRSLYDLRSDPGETTDVAASNPRTAADLGETLDEWLDSFEHANVDDAVTIDGRRKAQLERLGYLQ; encoded by the coding sequence ATGGCTGGGAAGCCGAACGTCGTTCTGCTGGTGACGGACACGACCCGGAGAGACGACGCCTCCGACTCGGCCGTGGCGCCGACGCTCGCCGAACTCGCCGAGGCGGGGACCAGGGCCACGCGGGCGTTCTCGACGGCGCCGTGGACGCTCCCCGCCCACGCGTCGATGCTCACTGGCTCCTATCCGTCGAAACACGGCGCCTACACCGGTCACGAACGGCTGGACGAGTCACTTCCGACGCTCCCGGCGCTTCTCGGCGACGCTGGCTACGAGACGGTCTGCGTCTCGAACAACACGTGGCTGAGTTCGGCCTCGGGCTTCGACCGGGGGTTCGACGAGTTCCGCCAGATGTGGCAGCTCCTCCAGTCGGACACGAGCCTGGGCGAAATCGTGCAGGTCACCGAGGGTAGCAGGGTCGACGCCGTCGCCCGCGAACTGTTCGAGGGGAGCCCGCTGGTCAACGGTGTCAACGCGCTTTACCAGTCTCTCGTCCGGAACCGTGACCGGAACGACGACGGCGCCGCCAGATCGACGCGGTGGATCGAGAACTGGCTCGAGGGGCGCTCCGGTGACCAGCCGTTCTTCCTGCTGGCCAACTACATCGAACCTCACCTCGAGTACCGGCCGCCACGGCGACTCGCCGAGGAGCACCTGCCGGCGGACGTCACCTACGACGAGGCGATGGCGGTCCCACAGGAGCCCTGGGAGTACCTCGCCGGGAACGTCACTCTCAGCGACCGGGAGTTGCGTGCCCTCCGGGGGCTCTACCGCGCCGAAATCGCCGCCGTCGACGAACAGATCGCCGCCATCCGGGAGGCGCTCCGCGAGGCAGGAGAGTGGGAGGACACGGTGTTCGTCGTCACGGCGGACCACGGCGAGAACGTCGGCGACCACGGCCTGATGGACCACCAGTACTGTCTGTACGACACGCTGGTCCACGTGCCCCTCGTCGTCCACGGCGGCGCGTTCACGGGCTACGGCGACCTGACCGAACTGGTGAGCCTGGTGGACCTGGCGCCGACGCTCCTCGACGCGGCCGGGGTCCGGGCCGACGACGCGCGGGCGACGTTCCAGGGGCGCTCGTTCCACCCGGCGACGCACGCGCGCAGCCGGGAGTTCGTCGTCAGCGAGTACATGGCTCCCCAGCCGTCGATGGCGGCGCTCGAACACCACGTCGGCGACCTGCCTGCCCACGTCGAGAAACACGACCGGTCGCTCCGTGCGATCCGGACGAGATCGCACGCGTTCGTCCGCGGGTCCGACGGGTCGCGGTCGCTGTACGACCTGCGGTCGGACCCGGGTGAGACGACCGACGTCGCGGCGTCGAATCCCAGGACCGCGGCGGACCTTGGAGAGACGCTCGACGAGTGGCTGGACTCGTTCGAACACGCGAACGTCGACGACGCCGTCACGATCGACGGTCGCCGGAAGGCGCAACTCGAACGGCTCGGCTACCTGCAGTGA
- a CDS encoding DUF6276 family protein: MDCPECGAPTLAFPVEQAYREYLPGDEPGAAICRRCLTLHPVSDPPDEIPDFTAVSDVFPSNDDAAVPMALLLGLLSSLALYRQEISALLERVERAGADPLLVVDRLADDPALEPATDLRGRRRQLAQLL; the protein is encoded by the coding sequence ATGGACTGTCCGGAGTGCGGTGCGCCGACGCTCGCCTTCCCCGTCGAACAGGCCTATCGGGAGTATCTCCCGGGCGACGAACCTGGCGCGGCCATCTGTCGGCGGTGCCTGACGCTCCACCCGGTGTCGGATCCCCCCGACGAGATACCCGACTTCACGGCGGTCAGCGACGTGTTCCCGTCGAACGACGACGCAGCGGTGCCGATGGCGCTGCTGCTCGGTCTCCTCTCGTCGCTCGCGCTCTATCGCCAGGAGATATCGGCGCTCCTCGAACGAGTCGAGCGAGCGGGCGCGGATCCGTTGCTCGTCGTCGACCGATTGGCGGACGACCCGGCGCTCGAACCGGCGACGGATCTCCGGGGACGGCGGCGTCAACTGGCCCAATTGCTGTGA
- the prf1 gene encoding peptide chain release factor aRF-1 produces MSEQEQEQTDKQKYEFRKVIEELKGYDGSGTQLVSIYVPEDKLVSDVVAHVTQEHSEASNIKSKDTRTNVQDALTSIKDRLRYYDTHPPKNGTVLFSGAVDAGGGQTDMVTEVLDSPPEPIQSFRYHCDSHFLTEPLENMLADSGLFGLIVLDRREANVGWLKGKRVEPVKSASSLVPGKQRKGGQSAQRFARLRLEAIDNFYQEVAGMANDLFVSRRHELDGVLVGGPSPTKDEFLDGDYLHHELQDSVLGKFDVAYTDESGLYDLVDAASEVLAEREMLEDKQAMEQFFKELHDGNEATYGFEPTRENLIMGAVDQLLISEDLRQDVVTYTCENGHDEREMLDRRKSTPDHECSRCGATVDADEAEREDAIDHLMDIADQRGTETLFISTDFEKGDQLLSAFGGVAGLLRYSTGV; encoded by the coding sequence ATGAGCGAGCAAGAGCAGGAGCAGACAGACAAACAGAAGTACGAGTTCCGGAAGGTGATAGAGGAACTCAAGGGCTACGATGGGTCCGGGACCCAGCTCGTCTCTATCTACGTTCCCGAGGACAAGCTCGTCAGCGACGTCGTCGCTCACGTCACGCAGGAGCACTCCGAGGCGTCGAACATCAAGTCGAAGGACACCCGAACGAACGTCCAGGACGCCCTGACCAGCATCAAGGACCGGCTGCGCTACTACGACACCCACCCACCGAAGAACGGGACCGTGCTGTTCTCGGGCGCCGTCGACGCCGGCGGCGGCCAGACCGACATGGTCACCGAGGTGCTGGACAGCCCGCCCGAGCCGATCCAGTCGTTCCGCTACCATTGCGATTCGCACTTCCTGACCGAGCCCCTGGAGAACATGCTGGCCGACAGCGGCCTGTTCGGTCTCATCGTGCTCGACCGACGGGAGGCGAACGTCGGCTGGCTCAAGGGCAAGCGCGTCGAACCGGTCAAGTCAGCCTCGTCGCTGGTCCCCGGCAAGCAGCGCAAAGGTGGCCAGTCCGCCCAGCGATTCGCCCGCCTGCGCCTGGAAGCCATCGACAACTTCTACCAGGAGGTCGCCGGGATGGCCAACGACCTGTTCGTCTCGCGGCGCCACGAACTCGACGGCGTGCTCGTCGGCGGCCCCTCGCCGACGAAAGACGAGTTCCTCGACGGCGACTACCTCCACCACGAGCTCCAGGACAGCGTCCTCGGCAAGTTCGACGTCGCCTACACCGACGAGTCGGGGCTGTACGACCTGGTCGACGCCGCCAGCGAGGTGCTCGCCGAGCGCGAGATGCTGGAGGACAAGCAGGCGATGGAGCAGTTCTTCAAGGAGCTCCACGACGGCAACGAGGCCACCTACGGCTTCGAGCCGACCCGCGAGAACCTCATCATGGGCGCCGTCGACCAGCTGCTCATCTCCGAGGACCTGCGCCAGGACGTCGTCACCTACACCTGCGAGAACGGCCACGACGAGCGCGAGATGCTCGACCGCCGGAAGTCGACGCCGGACCACGAGTGCTCGCGCTGTGGTGCCACCGTCGACGCCGACGAGGCCGAGCGCGAGGACGCCATCGACCACCTGATGGACATCGCCGACCAGCGCGGGACCGAGACGCTGTTCATCTCCACGGACTTCGAGAAGGGCGACCAGCTCCTGTCGGCGTTCGGCGGCGTCGCCGGCCTGCTCCGGTACTCGACCGGCGTCTAA
- a CDS encoding DUF362 domain-containing protein, with amino-acid sequence MVDLSIPGRERLEGANDYDLGDLPRFARARRHRDPPAVDDVRAATQDAVEALDFSDVPAGGEVAITAGSRGIADAPELLAAVVDEVELRGYEPFVFPSMGSHGGATAEGQVETLRSVGVTEERVGCPIRSSMAVEEVGTDVEGRPVFVAEDALAADGVVLANRVKAHTDYSGGLESGLAKMAVVGMGKHRGAEVTHNAALARGFDAVIGERAEIVLDAAPVVGGLALLENAHEHAAEIVGLPADRILDEEPDLLDRSKELLATLPVDDLDLLVVDEMGKEISGTGMDTNVLGRVDFHGQAEPDEPDITRVYVRSLTEASHGNAVGVGLADFAHVDVLEAIDLGDTYVNIATSGEPSRARLPYTVPADATALLVACSMTGVRDPADLRVARIENTLEPDDLLVSEPVADELADHSEVAVSDLEPLAFDADGELETPL; translated from the coding sequence ATGGTCGATCTCTCGATCCCCGGCCGGGAACGCCTGGAGGGAGCCAACGACTACGACCTTGGGGACCTGCCGCGGTTCGCGCGGGCGAGGCGCCACCGCGACCCGCCGGCGGTCGACGACGTCCGCGCGGCGACGCAGGACGCGGTCGAAGCGCTAGACTTCTCGGATGTCCCGGCCGGCGGCGAAGTGGCGATCACGGCCGGGAGTCGGGGCATCGCCGACGCGCCCGAACTGCTGGCGGCGGTCGTCGACGAGGTCGAATTGCGGGGGTACGAGCCGTTCGTGTTCCCGTCGATGGGGAGCCACGGTGGGGCGACCGCGGAGGGGCAGGTCGAGACGCTCCGGTCGGTGGGGGTCACCGAGGAGCGAGTGGGCTGTCCGATCCGGTCGTCGATGGCGGTCGAGGAGGTCGGGACCGACGTCGAGGGCCGGCCGGTGTTCGTCGCCGAAGACGCGCTGGCGGCCGATGGCGTCGTCCTGGCCAACCGGGTGAAGGCCCACACCGACTACAGCGGCGGGCTGGAGAGCGGTCTGGCGAAGATGGCCGTCGTCGGGATGGGGAAACATCGCGGGGCCGAGGTGACCCACAACGCCGCGCTGGCGCGCGGCTTCGACGCGGTGATCGGCGAGCGAGCCGAAATCGTCCTCGACGCGGCGCCGGTCGTCGGTGGGCTCGCGCTGCTGGAGAACGCCCACGAGCACGCCGCGGAAATCGTCGGTCTCCCCGCGGACCGGATCCTCGACGAAGAGCCCGACCTCCTCGACCGCTCGAAGGAGCTCCTCGCGACCCTGCCGGTCGACGACCTGGACCTGCTGGTCGTCGACGAGATGGGCAAGGAGATCAGCGGCACCGGGATGGACACCAACGTCCTCGGTCGCGTGGACTTCCACGGCCAGGCCGAACCCGACGAGCCCGATATCACGCGCGTCTACGTCCGCTCGCTCACCGAGGCGTCCCACGGGAACGCGGTGGGCGTCGGGCTGGCCGACTTCGCCCACGTCGACGTCCTCGAGGCCATCGACCTGGGCGACACGTACGTCAACATCGCCACGAGCGGCGAGCCCTCGCGGGCGCGCCTGCCCTATACCGTCCCGGCGGACGCGACGGCGCTCCTCGTCGCCTGCTCGATGACTGGCGTCCGCGACCCGGCGGACCTGCGGGTCGCGCGCATCGAGAACACGCTGGAACCCGACGACCTGCTGGTCTCCGAACCGGTCGCCGACGAACTCGCCGACCACTCCGAGGTGGCCGTCAGCGACCTCGAACCGCTCGCGTTCGACGCCGACGGCGAGCTGGAGACGCCGCTCTAA
- the pdxA gene encoding 4-hydroxythreonine-4-phosphate dehydrogenase PdxA → MSEHKPVVAVTMGDPAGVGSEVIVKGHARASRDAIPVVVGDADVLRDAVEVSGSPLSIRTVDDPADARDDQEIIDVIDLDNVSDLSYGDLREAYGAASLEYVERAIELATSGAVDAITTAPINKQATRMAGSEYAGHTGMLADYTDTDHYSMLLVEDDLRVSHVSTHVPLSEACDLVTEERVFQTVRVTDDALRSLDVDAPTVAVAGLNPHASDGGLLGDAEAEEIEPAIERAQNEGIDVVGPESPDTVFSQAAAGDDVDCVVAMYHDQGHIPIKMLGFESGGVSGVNVTIGLPIVRTSVDHGTAFDIAGEGIASEESLVDAVELAARMARN, encoded by the coding sequence ATGAGTGAGCACAAGCCGGTCGTCGCCGTGACGATGGGCGACCCCGCCGGCGTCGGCAGCGAAGTGATCGTGAAGGGCCACGCGCGGGCGAGTCGGGACGCGATCCCCGTCGTCGTAGGCGACGCCGACGTCCTCCGGGATGCCGTCGAGGTCAGCGGATCGCCCCTGTCGATTCGAACCGTCGACGACCCCGCCGACGCCCGCGACGACCAGGAGATTATCGACGTGATAGACCTCGACAACGTCTCGGACCTCTCCTACGGCGACCTCCGGGAGGCCTACGGCGCGGCGAGCCTGGAGTACGTCGAGCGGGCCATCGAACTCGCGACGTCGGGGGCCGTCGACGCCATCACGACGGCGCCGATCAACAAGCAGGCCACCCGCATGGCCGGCAGCGAGTACGCCGGCCACACGGGGATGCTCGCCGACTACACCGACACCGACCACTACTCGATGCTGCTCGTCGAGGACGACCTGCGCGTCAGCCACGTCAGTACGCACGTGCCACTCTCGGAGGCCTGCGACCTCGTCACCGAGGAGCGGGTGTTCCAGACCGTCCGCGTCACCGACGACGCCTTGCGCTCTCTCGACGTCGACGCACCGACCGTCGCCGTCGCGGGGCTCAACCCCCACGCCAGCGACGGCGGCCTGCTCGGCGACGCCGAGGCCGAAGAAATCGAGCCAGCTATTGAGCGCGCGCAGAACGAGGGTATCGACGTCGTCGGTCCCGAGTCGCCGGACACCGTCTTCTCGCAGGCCGCCGCGGGCGACGACGTCGACTGCGTCGTCGCCATGTACCACGACCAGGGCCACATCCCCATCAAGATGCTCGGCTTCGAATCAGGGGGCGTCAGCGGCGTCAACGTCACCATCGGCCTCCCCATCGTCCGGACGAGCGTCGACCACGGGACGGCCTTCGACATCGCCGGCGAGGGGATCGCCTCCGAGGAGAGCCTGGTCGACGCGGTCGAACTCGCGGCGCGGATGGCCAGGAATTAG
- a CDS encoding four-carbon acid sugar kinase family protein codes for MTATTLVVADDRSGACDTGHQFAARGFETVVVGRDHSATADVLVVDTDSRYADATTAGERVREVVTTRDPDLVYKKVDSTLRGNLVAEVDAAIAASGADLALVAPAFPAEGRTTVGGYHLVDGTPVAETAAGSDPDAPVETSHLPTRFADSNYPVEHLPVDAVGDASTVADRLADAAGEDGPVVVTCDAATDDHLAAIAAGAPDATGTAGAGLADSPLDVVYVGSAGLARHVTVGRETDPVLGVVGSASPRTFDQLDALPDEQVVVLDGPALIDDEATAVAAAVEQTLDRIEDGTAAVVTAAESTADVEATLQAADAAGLSGSVARERVASGLAAVAARVTRASSPGGYLLSGGAVAAATLDALDAEGLRLTGRAVEDGVPVGRVVGGAAADRPVVTKAGAFGDWRTIRNCLDALAGYDE; via the coding sequence ATGACAGCCACGACGCTGGTCGTCGCCGACGACCGCTCGGGCGCCTGCGACACGGGCCACCAGTTCGCCGCCCGCGGCTTCGAGACGGTCGTCGTCGGCCGCGACCACTCGGCCACCGCGGACGTCCTCGTCGTCGACACGGACTCGCGCTACGCCGACGCGACCACCGCCGGCGAGCGAGTACGAGAGGTCGTGACGACCCGGGACCCCGACCTGGTCTACAAGAAGGTCGACTCGACGCTCAGGGGCAACCTCGTCGCGGAGGTCGACGCCGCCATCGCGGCCAGCGGCGCGGACCTGGCCCTGGTCGCCCCCGCGTTCCCCGCCGAAGGCCGGACGACCGTCGGCGGCTACCACCTCGTCGACGGGACCCCCGTCGCCGAGACGGCCGCCGGGTCCGACCCCGACGCACCCGTCGAGACCTCCCACCTGCCGACGCGCTTCGCTGACTCGAACTACCCCGTCGAGCACCTCCCGGTCGACGCCGTCGGGGACGCGTCGACGGTCGCCGACCGACTCGCGGACGCCGCAGGTGAGGATGGCCCGGTGGTCGTCACCTGCGACGCGGCGACAGACGACCACCTCGCCGCCATCGCCGCCGGCGCCCCAGACGCCACCGGCACCGCCGGCGCTGGGCTCGCTGACAGCCCGCTCGACGTGGTGTACGTGGGCAGCGCCGGACTCGCCCGCCACGTCACCGTCGGGCGCGAAACCGACCCGGTCCTCGGCGTCGTCGGCAGCGCCAGTCCCCGGACGTTCGACCAGCTCGACGCGCTCCCCGACGAACAGGTCGTCGTCCTGGACGGCCCCGCCCTGATCGACGACGAGGCGACGGCCGTCGCGGCGGCCGTCGAACAGACCCTCGATCGAATCGAGGACGGAACGGCCGCCGTCGTCACGGCGGCCGAATCGACCGCGGACGTCGAGGCTACCCTCCAGGCCGCCGACGCGGCCGGTCTCTCGGGTTCGGTGGCGCGCGAGCGCGTCGCCTCGGGGCTGGCGGCCGTCGCGGCGCGAGTCACCAGGGCGTCGTCGCCGGGGGGCTACCTGCTCTCCGGCGGGGCCGTCGCCGCGGCGACGCTCGACGCGCTCGACGCCGAGGGCCTCCGCCTCACCGGACGGGCAGTCGAGGACGGAGTCCCAGTCGGCCGAGTGGTCGGCGGCGCCGCGGCCGACCGTCCAGTCGTCACGAAAGCCGGCGCCTTCGGCGACTGGAGGACAATCCGTAACTGCCTCGACGCCCTCGCTGGGTACGATGAGTGA